Proteins encoded together in one Mastomys coucha isolate ucsf_1 unplaced genomic scaffold, UCSF_Mcou_1 pScaffold16, whole genome shotgun sequence window:
- the Igsf10 gene encoding immunoglobulin superfamily member 10 isoform X2: MTDTSGNKVNVICSIQKPSRTLPIAFTEENDNIMLNMSLSTNLVCSVDNSHIQPVWQLLALYSDSPLILERKPQHTETPSLSSKYKQVALMPEDIFTNIEADFRADPSWFQQEKIYLRLNRTATTLSTLQIQFSTDAQITLPKAERRLEKLKWTMILMKNNTKLEHTVLAGGTIALDCPGKGDPSPHLEWVLADGTKMRAPYVSEDGRILIDKKGKLELEMADSFDTGLYHCISTNDVDADILTYRITVVEPYVESKHENGVQHTVVMGETLDLPCLSTGIPDASISWILPGNTVFSQSSRDRQILNNGTLRILQVTPKDQGHYRCVAANPSGADFSTFQVSVQMKGQRTVKHDREIDGSGLGEPNPGVLLKQPPSLKLPASALTGAETGKQVSGIHKKNKHRDLIHRRRGDSTLRRFREHRRQLPLSARRIDPQHWVALLEKAKKNSVPRKQENTTVKPLPLAIPLVELTGEEKDASGMMPPDEEFMVLKTKASGVPERSPTDDSRPVNYGILTSVASGTEVSSTMNPQTLQAEHLPDSKLFNVINSTAVPKSMNPPVTSKIEDTTNQNPIIIFPSVAEIQDSAQVGRTSSQSTQPVTGGTATYGHTNMLSSFTNKPNTALQSINPTESYGPQIPLTGVSSVSNHNSFSHTTKDLGFSKLPSDSQTTAPSLFRISRNNSTGNFPLSRHLGRERTVWNRGRVISPYRTPVLRRQRHRIVRPAIKGPANRNMSQVSATEPPGVCRTCSSTEKLTIATTVLPVTVSSHSTLPKANNVEVIAEESTTVVKKPSLLFKNKQKVGIETITSTIKYFRSESPHMSPTEASITSALTSVSLGKTSIDNSSHLSMPRTVQAGTDSVVTTPLSSLLSKPSIPTKATSTKFSKRKIPWHPIFVNNHHKEGIVKNLYQFGLQKNTATKLPETAPFLPTDRGSSSHSTTLSASLMPALSATVAATHHNGTEVQGARSLSTGKEQPFINSSPVLPSTISKRSSTLSFLSAETPIVTTPTAIASAIFSETQQARSKEAKDQIKGPLKNRKDPTTTPKQISGYNTYSAPTTADTPLAFSHSSLQDAGRIVNTVAYHSAASLPGIIELSQKCTQTSGNTAASETTLLSKSQESTTIQRASTIPPLLSSGVPPVPTPSPPPFVVTDSEVTSVFKMTSNRMFTTYGSSRHNTDPQRPSGETSPNPEILTGLTDFPSSNLLPSTLRPAPRADKPQNSKWKPSPWPENKYQLKSDSETIEKGKRPAISMPPHLSFPEASTHALHWNAQKHAEKSASDKKPVQNPTSKHLPYDSLPKTISKKPRIIGGKAASFTVPTNSDAFLPCEAVGDPRPTIHWTRVSSGHEMFRGTQKSRFHVLPNGTLSIQRVSIQDRGQYLCSASNPLGVDYLHVTLSVVSYPARILDRHVKEITVHSGSTVELKCRVEGMPRPTIFWILANQTVVSKTPEGSRKVWVTPDGTLIIHNMSLYDRGFYKCVASNPSGQDSLLVKIQVITAPPIIIEQKRQAIIGVLGESLKLPCTAKGTPQPSVHWVLYDGTELKPLKLTHSNFFLYPNGTLYIRNIASSVGGTYECIATSSSGSERRVVILTVEERDTVPRIETASQKWTEVNLGEKLLLNCSATGDPKPTIIWRLPSKAVIDQWHRMGSRIHVYPNGSLVIGSVTEKDGGDYLCVARNKMGDDLVLMRVRLRLAPAKIEHKQHSKKQVLHGKDFQVDCKASGSPVPQVSWSLPDGTVVNNVAQVADSGYRTKRYTLFHNGTLYFNKVGVAEEGDYICSAQNTLGKDEMKVHLTVLTAIPRRRQHSKSNVRIKAGETAVLDCEVTGEPKPNVFWLLPSNNVISFSNGRYIVHANGTLSINKVKLLDSGEYVCVAQNPSGDDTKTYKLDIVSKPPLINGLYSNKTVIKATAVRHSKKHLDCRADGTPPPQITWIMPDNIFLTTPYYGSRITVYQNGTLEIRNIRLSDSADFTCVVRSEGGESVLVVQLEVLEMLRKPTFRNPFNEKVVAQTGKSVALNCSVDGNPPPEIIWILPDGTQFTNRPQNSPYLMASNGSLIVYKATRNKSGKYRCTARNKVGYIEKLILLEIGQKPVILTYEPGMVKSVSGESLTLHCVSDGIPKPNVKWTTPGGLVIDRPQVYGKYILHENGTLVIKETTAHDRGNYICKAQNSVGQAVISVPVMIVAYPPRIINYLPRNMLRRTGEAMQLHCVALGVPQPKITWETPGHSLLSTATERKPHRSEMLPLQGTLVIQNLQTSDSGVYKCRAQNLLGTDYATTYIQVL; encoded by the exons ATGACAGACACGTCTGGAAATAAGGTCAATGTGATATGTAGTATCCAAAAGCCGTCTAGGACATTACCAATTGCatttactgaagaaaatgacaacaTCATGCTAAATATGTCATTATCAACAAATCTTGTGTGCAGTGTAGATAATAGTCACATCCAGCCAGTGTGGCAACTTCTAGCTTTGTACAGTGACTCTCCTCTGATATTAGAAAGGAAGCCCCAGCATACTGAGACTCCATCACTGTCTTCCAAATATAAACAGGTGGCTCTTATGCCTGAAGACATTTTTACCAACATAGAGGCTGATTTCAGAGCAGATCCTTCTTGGTTCCAACAAGAAAAAATTTACCTGCGGCTGAACAGAACCGCCACCACACTTAGCACATTACAGATCCAATTTTCCACTGATGCTCAAATCACTTTaccaaaggcagagaggagactaGAGAAACTCAAATGGACCATGATTCTGATGAAGAACAATACCAAACTGGAACATACTGTTTTGGCTGGTGGCACTATTGCCCTGGACTGTCCAGGCAAAGGTGACCCTTCGCCTCACTTGGAATGGGTTTTAGCTGATGGGACTAAAATGAGAGCCCCTTATGTTAGTGAGGATGGGCGAATTCTAATTGACAAAAAGGGGAAGTTGGAACTTGAGATGGCTGATAGCTTTGATACAGGTCTTTACCATTGTATAAGCACCAATGATGTGGATGCAGATATTCTCACATACAGGATAACTGTAGTAGAGCCCTATGTAGAAAGCAAGCATGAAAATGGAGTTCAGCACACAGTGGTTATGGGTGAGACCCTCGATCTTCCATGCCTTTCCACTGGTATTCCAGATGCTTCTATTAGCTGGATTCTTCCAGGGAACACTGTGTTCTCTCAGTCATCAAGAGACAGGCAAATTCTTAACAATGGGACCTTAAGAATATTACAGGTTACACCAAAAGATCAAGGTCATTACCGCTGTGTAGCAGCCAATCCATCAGGGGCTGATTTTTCCACTTTTCAAGTTTCAGTCCAAATGAAAGGCCAAAGGACAGTTAAGCATgatagggaaatagatggatctggactTGGAGAACCCAATCCTGGTGTTCTCCTTAAGCAGCCACCATCTTTGAAACTCCCTGCATCAGCTTTGACAGGGGCAGAGACTGGAAAACAAGTATCTGGCATACATAAGAAAAACAAGCATAGAGACTTAATACATCGGCGGCGTGGGGATTCCACTCTCCGGCGATTCAGGGAGCATAGGAGGcagctccctctctctgctcGGAGAATTGACCCCCAACACTGGGTGGCActtttagaaaaagcaaaaaagaattcTGTTCCAAGGAAGCAAGAAAATACCACAGTAAAGCCACTGCCACTGGCTATTCCACTTGTGGAACTCACTGGTGAGGAAAAAGATGCCTCTGGCATGATGCCTCCAGACGAAGAATTCATGGTTCTGAAAACCAAGGCTTCTGGTGTCCCAGAAAGATCACCAACTGATGACTCTAGGCCAGTAAATTATGGCATTTTGACAAGTGTAGCTTCTGGCACAGAAGTCTCCTCAACTATGAATCCACAAACACTACAAGCCGAGCACCTTCCTGACTCcaaattatttaatgttattaaCAGTACAGCTGTGCCAAAGAGTATGAACCCACCTGTAACAAGCAAAATAGAAGatacaacaaaccaaaacccaatcATTATCTTTCCATCAGTAGCTGAAATTCAAGATTCTGCTCAGGTAGGGAGAACATCTTCCCAAAGCACACAGCCTGTAACAGGGGGGACGGCTACCTATGGCCATACAAACATGCTTAGCAGCTTCACCAACAAACCCAATACAGCCTTGCAGTCAATAAATCCAACAGAAAGTTATGGACCTCAGATACCCCTCACAGGAGTAAGTAGCGTTAGCAATCATAACTCCTTTTCTCACACTACTAAAGATCTAGGCTTCTCCAAGCTCCCTTCAGATTCACAAACCACTGCCCCTTCTCTATTTCGAATTTCTAGAAACAACAGTACAGGTAACTTCCCCTTGTCCAGGcacttgggaagagagaggaCAGTTTGGAACAGAGGGCGAGTTATAAGCCCATATAGAACCCCAGTTCTCCGACGGCAAAGACACAGGATAGTGAGGCCAGCCATTAAGGGACCCGCTAACAGAAATATGAGCCAAGTTTCAGCCACAGAGCCCCCTGGGGTGTGCAGAACCTGTTCTTCCACAGAGAAGCTCACCATAGCTACTACAGTACTGCCAGTTACGGTTTCATCCCACAGTACCCTCCCCAAAGCTAATAATGTTGAGGTTATAGCAGAAGAGTCTACCACTGTGGTCAAGAAACCATCATTACTatttaagaacaaacaaaaggtaGGTATTGAGACCATAACATCCactataaaatatttcagaagtgAAAGTCCCCACATGTCTCCTACTGAAGCAAGCATAACTTCTGCTCTAACATCCGTATCCCTGGGAAAAACTTCTATAGACAATAGTAGTCACCTGAGCATGCCTAGGACTGTCCAAGCTGGAACAGATTCAGTGGTGACAACACCACTTTCCAGTCTGCTCAGCAAACCCTCCAtaccaacaaaagcaacaagcacaaaattctcaaaaaggaaaattcCCTGGCACCCCATCTTTGTAAATAACCATCACAAAGAGGGGATAGTAAAGAATCTGTATCAGTTTGGTTTACAAAAGAACACAGCCACTAAGCTTCCCGAAACAGCTCCTTTTCTACCCACAGATCGTGGTTCCTCCTCACATTCTACAACACTCTCAGCAAGTCTGATGCCAGCTCTGTCTGCAACAGTGGCTGCCACTCACCACAATGGCACTGAAGTACAGGGTGCCAGAAGTCTCTCAACAGGGAAAGAGCAGCCCTTCATCAACTCTTCCCCAGTGCTCCCTAGCACCATAAGCAAGAGATCTAGTACCTTAAGCTTCCTGTCAGCAGAAACCCCCATAGTGACAACTCCTACTGCTATTGcatctgccattttctctgaaACCCAACAAGCAAGATCCAAAGAAGCAAAAGACCAAATAAAGGGGCCTCTGAAGAACAGGAAAGACCCAACCACCACCCCCAAGCAGATTTCTGGCTATAACACATACTCAGCTCCAACAACAGCAGATACTCCCTTGGCTTTCAGTCATTCCTCACTACAAGACGCTGGTAGAATTGTCAATACAGTTGCTTACCACTCAGCAGCTTCTCTCCCAGGCATAATTGAACTGTCCCAGAAGTGCACTCAGACATCGGGAAATACAGCAGCTTCGGAAACAACTTTGTTGAGCAAATCGCAGGAGAGTACCACAATACAAAGAGCTTCAACCATACCACCACTCCTTAGCAGTGGGGTGCCCCCAGTGCccactccttcccctcctccctttgtGGTTACAGACAGTGAGGTCACATCGGTTTTCAAGATGACGTCAAATAGAATGTTTACCACATATGGATCTTCAAGGCATAATACAGATCCGCAGCGACCCTCAGGAGAGACTAGCCCAAATCCTGAGATCCTAACGGGACTCACTGACTTTCCCTCCTCTAATCTGTTACCCTCCACTCTTAGGCCAGCACCGAGAGCAGATAAACCACAGAATTCTAAATGGAAGCCTTCTCCCTGGCCAGAAAACAAATATCAGCTCAAGTCAGACTCAGAAACCATTGAAAAGGGCAAAAGGCCAGCAATAAGCATGCCACCCCACCTCAGCTTTCCAGAGGCCAGCACTCATGCCTTACATTGGAATGCACAGAAGCATGCAGAAAAGAGTGCCTCTGATAAGAAACCTGTTCAAAACCCAACTTCCAAACACCTTCCCTATGACTCTCTGCCTAAGACTATatcaaaaaaaccaagaataatTGGAGGAAAGGCTGCAAGCTTTACTGTTCCAACTAATTCAGATGCCTTTCTTCCTTGTGAGGCTGTTGGAGACCCAAGGCCCACCATCCACTGGACCAGAGTCTCATCAG GACATGAAATGTTCCGAGGAACACAGAAAAGCCGTTTTCATGTGCTTCCCAATGGCACCTTGTCCATCCAGAGGGTCAGCATTCAGGACCGTGGACAGTATCTGTGCTCCGCGTCTAATCCGCTAGGCGTAGACTACCTTCATGTCACTTTGTCTGTGGTCTCCTACCCTGCTAGGATTCTGGACAGACATGTCAAGGAGATCACAGTTCATTCTGGAAGTACTGTGGAACTTAAGTGCAGAGTGGAGGGTATGCCAAGACCTACAATCTTCTGGATACTTGCAAATCAAACAGTGGTCTCGAAAACACCCGAGGGAAGCAGAAAGGTCTGGGTTACACCTGATGGAACGTTGATCATCCATAATATGAGTCTTTATGATCGTGGCTTTTACAAGTGTGTAGCCAGCAACCCATCTGGCCAGGATTCACTGTTGGTTAAGATACAAGTCATTACAGCTCCCCCTATTATTATAGAGCAAAAGAGGCAAGCCATCATTGGGGTTTTAGGTGAAAGTTTAAAACTGCCCTGCACTGCAAAAGGAACGCCTCAGCCCAGTGTTCATTGGGTCCTCTATGATGGGACTGAACTAAAACCCTTGAAGTTGACTCATTCCAACTTTTTCTTATATCCAAATGGGACCCTGTATATAAGAAACATCGCTTCTTCAGTCGGGGGCACTTATGAATGCATTGCCACCAGCTCCTCGGGCTCAGAGAGAAGGGTAGTGATTCTTACAGTGGAAGAGCGAGACACAGTCCCCAGGATAGAAACTGCCTCTCAGAAATGGACGGAAGTGAATTTGGGTGAGAAATTACTACTGAACTGTTCAGCTACTGGGGATCCCAAACCTACAATAATCTGGAGGTTACCATCCAAAGCTGTCATCGACCAGTGGCACAG AATGGGCAGCCGAATCCACGTCTACCCAAATGGATCCTTGGTTATTGGATCAGTGACAGAAAAAGACGGTGGGGACTACTTATGCGTGGCAAGAAACAAAATGGGAGATGACCTGGTCTTGATGCGTGTCCGCCTAAGATTGGCACCTGCCAAAATTGAACACAAGCAACATTCTAAGAAGCAGGTGCTCCATGGGAAAGATTTCCAAGTTGACTGCAAGGCTTCTGGCTCCCCTGTGCCTCAGGTGTCCTGGAGTTTGCCTGATGGAACAGTGGTCAACAATGTAGCACAAGTGGCCGACAGTGGCTATAGGACCAAGAGATACACCCTCTTCCACAATGGAACCCTGTATTTCAACAAAGTTGGGGTTGCAGAGGAAGGAGATTATATCTGCTCTGCCCAGAACACCTTAGGGAAAGATGAAATGAAAGTCCACCTAACAGTTTTAACAGCCATCCCTCGGAGAAGGCAACACTCTAAGAGCAACGTGAGGatcaaggctggagagacggccGTCCTTGACTGTGAGGTCACTGGGGAACCCAAGCCAAATGTATTTTGGTTGCTGCCTTCCAACAATGTCATTTCATTCTCCAATGGCAGGTACATAGTTCATGCCAATGGAACTTTGTCCATCAACAAAGTGAAACTGCTTGACTCtggggagtatgtgtgtgtagctcaAAACCCTAGTGGGGACGACACTAAGACATACAAACTGGATATTGTCTCTAAACCTCCATTAATCAATGGTCTGTACTCAAACAAAACTGTTATTAAAGCCACAGCTGTTCGGCACTCCAAAAAACACTTGGACTGCCGAGCAGATGGGACCCCACCACCTCAGATCACATGGATTATGCCAGACAATATTTTCCTCACGACTCCGTACTATGGAAGCAGAATCACGGTTTACCAAAATGGAACCTTGGAAATTCGGAACATCAGGCTTTCTGATTCTGCAGATTTCACCTGTGTGGTTCGGAGCGAAGGAGGAGAGAGTGTGTTGGTGGTACAGTTAGAAGTACTAGAAATGCTGAGAAAACCAACATTCAGAAACCCATTCAATGAAAAAGTAGTTGCCCAGACTGGCAAGTCTGTAGCCCTGAACTGCTCTGTGGATGGGAACCCACCCCCTGAAATTATCTGGATTTTACCTGATGGCACGCAGTTTACTAATAGGCCACAAAACTCCCCATATCTGATGGCAAGCAATGGTTCTCTTATTGTTTACAAAGCAACACGGAACAAGTCAGGAAAGTATCGCTGTACAGCAAGAAATAAGGTTGGCTACATCGAGAAACTCATCCTGTTAGAAATTGGGCAGAAGCCAGTCATTCTGACCTACGAACCAGGGATGGTAAAGAGTGTCAGTGGGGAGTCGCTAACACTGCATTGTGTGTCTGATGGAATCCCTAAGCCAAATGTCAAATGGACTACACCAGGTGGCCTTGTGATTGACAGACCTCAAGTCTATGGAAAATACATATTGCATGAAAATGGCACATTGGTCATCAAAGAAACAACCGCTCATGACAGAGGAAATTACATCTGTAAGGCTCAAAACAGTGTTGGCCAGGCAGTTATTAGTGTTCCCGTGATGATTGTGGCCTACCCTCCCCGAATTATAAACTACCTACCCAGGAACATGCTCAGGAGGACAGGAGAAGCAATGCAGCTtcactgtgtggccttgggaGTCCCCCAGCCAAAAATCACCTGGGAGACACCAGGACACTCCCTGCTctcaacagcaacagaaagaaaaccccACAGAAGTGAGATGCTTCCCCTACAAGGTACGCTGGTCATTCAGAATCTCCAAACCTCAGATTCCGGAGTCTATAAATGCAGAGCACAGAACCTACTTGGTACTGATTATGCAACGACTTACATTCAGGTACTCTGA